One Manihot esculenta cultivar AM560-2 chromosome 18, M.esculenta_v8, whole genome shotgun sequence genomic window carries:
- the LOC110606211 gene encoding B3 domain-containing protein At2g33720, translating to MEKLDYFHVFSAQASMKDQLFAANQSDKKRNHRYILDVQENNAVSTELTLHCGFPSMIKKPRTTPISSSSFLHSSIVVSTRPAKEEEVSTKLKLFDETWVADHDASATRKEPDGVSKESSELKTLARDTANERIYSPEEERKMRLKHPVWTKLVLYDPWKIKKRLTGSDLGNHCRLLVTSALVKNHIFPFMGSEIIEKIRGEGAEFCFWDCDTNTELNLVLKYWHTSKSYIFNKGWPNNFVKRRNLVGGDLIGIYWDSTKKIFNFAVLERACETGNLVLKHISHILELPEMEQISSFQFKSDFKAKRESYTQF from the exons ATGGAGAAACTAGATTATTTCCATGTTTTCAGTGCTCAAGCATCCATGAAAGATCAACTTTTCGCAGCCAACCAATCTGACAAGAAGCGGAATCACCGTTACATCCTCGATGTTCAAGAAAACAACGCTGTTTCCACCGAGTTAACCCTTCATTGCGGGTTTCCAAGCATGATCAAGAAACCTAGAACCACCCCAATCAGTTCATCATCCTTCCTTCACAGTTCTATCGTTGTTTCAACTCGGCCAGCAAAGGAGGAGGAAGTTTCCACTAAACTAAAACTGTTCGATGAAACTTGGGTCGCTGATCATGATGCTTCTGCAACAAGAAAGGAACCTGATGGAGTATCCAAAGAGTCCTCAGAATTGAAAACGTTGGCTCGAGATACTGCAAACGAGAGGATTTACAGTCCTGAAGAGGAGAGAAAGATGAGGCTGAAGCATCCTGTTTGGACCAAACTGGTGCTTTATGATCCATGGAAGATTAAGAAGAGGCTAACTGGTAGTGATCTTGGTAATCATTGCAGACTGTTGGTGACATCAGCTTTAGTCAAGAATCATATTTTTCCATTTATGGGCAGTGAAATTATTGAGAAGATCAGAGGAGAAGGTGCTGAATTTTGCTTCTGGGATTGTGATACAAACACCGAGCTGAATCTGGTTTTAAAGTATTGGCATACATCAAAGAGTTACATTTTCAACAAAGGGTGGCCGAATAATTTTGTGAAGAGAAGGAACTTGGTTGGAGGAGATTTGATTGGGATTTATTGGGATTCTACAAAGAAAATATTCAATTTTGCTGTGCTTGAGAGAGCTTGTGAG ACTGGGAATCTAGTCTTGAAGCATATTAGCCACATTCTTGAATTGCCTGAAATGGAGCAAATATCTAGTTTTCAGTTCAAGAGCGACTTCAAAGCGAAGAGAGAGAGCTATACCCAGTTCTAA
- the LOC122722398 gene encoding B3 domain-containing protein At2g33720-like codes for MEKQHLKSYDYFYVSSAQKPMKDQLLAADQFDKKRNHRQIIDNQENGHVSTELTLSCWFPNMIKKPRTTRISSSFSLHISIVDSTPAGKKEVSTQLKLFDETWVADHDASATRKEPDGVSKESSELKPLARDTANQIIYSPEEERKMRLKHPVWTKLVLYDPWKIKKRLTGSDLGNLCRLLVASALVKDHILPFMSSETLEKIRGEGAEFCFWDFDTKTELNVALKYWHTSKSYIFNKGWLNNFVKRRNLVEGDLIGIYWDSREKIFNFSVLERAYEVYP; via the coding sequence ATGGAGAAACAACACCTCAAGTCCTATGATTATTTCTATGTTTCCAGTGCTCAAAAACCCATGAAAGATCAACTTCTCGCAGCCGACCAATTTGACAAGAAGCGGAATCACCGTCAAATCATCGACAATCAAGAAAACGGCCATGTTTCCACCGAGTTAACCCTTTCTTGCTGGTTTCCAAACATGATCAAGAAACCTAGAACCACCCGAATCAGTTCATCATTCTCCCTTCACATTTCTATCGTTGATTCAACTCCCGCAGGGAAGAAGGAGGTTTCCACTCAACTAAAACTGTTTGATGAAACTTGGGTCGCTGATCATGATGCCTCTGCAACAAGAAAGGAGCCTGATGGAGTATCCAAAGAGTCCTCAGAATTGAAACCGTTGGCTCGAGATACTGCAAATCAGATAATTTACAGTCCTGAAGAGGAGAGAAAGATGAGGCTGAAGCATCCTGTTTGGACCAAACTGGTGCTTTATGATCCATGGAAGATTAAGAAGAGGCTAACCGGTAGTGATCTTGGTAATCTTTGCAGACTGTTGGTGGCATCAGCTTTAGTCAAGGATCATATTTTGCCATTTATGAGCAGTGAAACTCTTGAGAAGATCAGAGGAGAAGGTGCTGAATTTTGCTTCTGGGATTTTGATACAAAGACAGAGTTGAATGTGGCTTTGAAGTACTGGCATACATCAAAGAGTTACATCTTCAACAAAGGGTGGCTGAATAATTTCGTGAAGAGAAGGAATTTAGTTGAAGGAGATCTTATTGGGATTTATTGGGATTCAAGAGAGAAAATATTCAACTTTTCTGTACTTGAGAGAGCTTATGAGGTCTATCCCTGA